One part of the Pyruvatibacter sp. genome encodes these proteins:
- the folE gene encoding GTP cyclohydrolase I FolE, with protein sequence MDANPTAAAVPADTAETSIKRPSRSEAEAAVRTLISWAGDNPDREGLIDTPSRVVRAYEEFFEGYEEDPADVLGRTFEEVEGYNDIVMLRDISLESHCEHHMVPILGKAHIAYMPIDSVVGISKLARVIEIYAKRLQTQETMTAQIAETIATALKPAGVAVMIEAKHQCMTTRGIKKPDVATITTQFTGVFKDDPRMEERFFRLVRGDRSY encoded by the coding sequence ATGGATGCCAACCCAACTGCGGCAGCCGTGCCCGCCGATACCGCTGAAACCAGCATCAAGCGCCCGTCGCGCTCGGAAGCGGAAGCCGCGGTGCGCACGCTCATTTCATGGGCCGGTGACAACCCGGACCGCGAAGGCCTGATCGACACCCCGTCCCGCGTTGTGCGTGCCTACGAGGAGTTTTTTGAGGGCTACGAGGAAGACCCCGCCGATGTGCTGGGCCGCACCTTTGAGGAAGTCGAGGGCTACAACGACATTGTCATGCTCCGCGACATCTCGTTGGAAAGCCACTGCGAGCACCACATGGTGCCAATTCTGGGCAAGGCGCACATCGCTTATATGCCGATTGATTCAGTGGTCGGCATCTCCAAGCTCGCCCGCGTGATCGAGATTTACGCCAAGCGCCTGCAGACGCAGGAAACCATGACGGCGCAGATCGCTGAAACCATCGCAACTGCCCTCAAGCCTGCGGGCGTGGCGGTGATGATTGAAGCCAAGCACCAGTGCATGACCACACGCGGCATCAAGAAGCCGGATGTGGCCACCATCACCACGCAGTTTACCGGCGTGTTCAAGGACGACCCGCGCATGGAAGAACGCTTCTTCCGCCTTGTGCGCGGCGACCGCAGCTACTAA
- the hisI gene encoding phosphoribosyl-AMP cyclohydrolase, with translation MSEKPQFAKRLTIEQVEEGNDLAPKFDANGLMPVVTTDVHTGDVLMVGYMNDEALAKAIETGEAHYFSRSRQAVWHKGATSGLVQKIVELRIDDDQDSVWMKVDVAGSGASCHVGYMSCFYREVPMGKRDGDFTSLVLTYKENEKTFDPVEVYGDAPNPTKL, from the coding sequence ATGAGTGAAAAACCACAGTTCGCCAAACGCCTTACCATCGAGCAGGTGGAAGAAGGCAACGACCTTGCACCAAAGTTTGACGCCAATGGCCTGATGCCGGTGGTGACAACCGACGTGCATACCGGCGACGTGCTGATGGTCGGCTACATGAACGACGAGGCTCTGGCCAAAGCCATTGAAACCGGCGAAGCGCATTATTTTTCGCGCTCACGCCAGGCCGTATGGCACAAGGGCGCAACGTCGGGTCTGGTGCAGAAAATTGTCGAACTGCGTATCGACGACGATCAGGATTCGGTGTGGATGAAAGTGGACGTCGCAGGCTCCGGCGCATCCTGCCACGTGGGCTATATGTCGTGCTTCTACCGCGAAGTACCCATGGGCAAACGTGACGGCGATTTCACATCCCTGGTGCTGACCTACAAGGAAAACGAAAAGACGTTTGATCCTGTAGAAGTCTATGGCGACGCCCCCAACCCGACGAAACTCTAA
- a CDS encoding GNAT family N-acetyltransferase: MQLETDRMIFRAFAADDWRDLRLIQGNAQATDTLSADGKPFAEDKSREAARRWAAHWDVHGFGLWHITDKASGGFCAYAGLRLELFYGLPIVEMAYAVVPAFWRQGRGHEFARVCVDDVFERTGLSDAWCFTLARNIASQKVMQGAGFVFSHDGDHVGLPHRFYHMTRAQWVASKAD, from the coding sequence ATGCAGCTTGAAACAGACCGCATGATTTTCCGCGCCTTTGCAGCGGATGACTGGCGTGATCTGCGTTTGATACAGGGTAACGCGCAGGCAACGGATACGCTGTCAGCGGATGGCAAGCCGTTTGCCGAAGACAAAAGTCGCGAGGCCGCGCGTCGGTGGGCGGCGCACTGGGATGTTCATGGCTTCGGGTTGTGGCACATCACTGACAAGGCCAGTGGCGGGTTTTGCGCGTATGCCGGGCTGCGGCTTGAGTTGTTTTACGGACTGCCGATTGTGGAAATGGCGTATGCCGTGGTGCCCGCGTTCTGGCGTCAGGGGCGGGGGCACGAGTTTGCGCGTGTATGCGTGGATGATGTTTTTGAGCGTACGGGCCTGAGTGACGCCTGGTGTTTTACACTGGCGCGCAACATTGCATCGCAAAAGGTGATGCAGGGGGCGGGGTTCGTGTTCAGTCACGACGGCGATCATGTGGGATTGCCGCACAGGTTCTATCATATGACCCGTGCCCAATGGGTGGCATCGAAAGCTGATTGA
- a CDS encoding patatin-like phospholipase family protein: MTRPRIGLALGGGVARGWAHIGIMRVLMEEGIEPDIISGTSIGAVVGGCYSAGKLDELEIWARSLTPRRVLGLLDMTFGGSGLLSGMKLARLLEENLGAIELQDLQTRFVAVATELATGHEIWLREGPLVPALRASYALPAVFTPVKIDDRWLVDGALVNPVPASVCRAFGARLVIAVSLSSDTYGLGMVTEGDKIDGLDFGYEEKKNGNSRSLARAMVSRSTRPDRDLVRQLFGWDEKTPGITTVMMGALNIIQDRLARMRLAGDPPDVMVAPRIGHISLSDFHKADECIKLGEDAARQAMPVIREAMEFLSGTPDLPGEPVSE, translated from the coding sequence ATGACGCGACCCCGAATTGGCCTGGCTCTTGGTGGTGGCGTCGCGCGCGGGTGGGCACATATCGGCATCATGCGCGTGCTGATGGAAGAAGGCATCGAGCCTGATATCATTTCCGGTACATCCATTGGTGCCGTCGTGGGCGGGTGTTATTCCGCAGGCAAGCTGGACGAACTGGAAATCTGGGCGCGCAGCCTGACGCCGCGCCGGGTGCTGGGCCTTCTCGACATGACATTCGGCGGCTCCGGCCTGCTGTCCGGCATGAAGCTGGCTCGCCTGCTGGAAGAAAATCTCGGTGCCATAGAGTTGCAGGATCTGCAGACACGCTTCGTGGCCGTGGCAACCGAACTGGCGACCGGTCACGAAATATGGCTGCGCGAAGGCCCGCTTGTGCCCGCCCTGCGCGCCTCCTACGCCCTGCCCGCCGTGTTCACGCCCGTCAAGATTGATGACCGCTGGCTGGTGGACGGCGCGCTGGTGAACCCGGTGCCGGCCTCTGTATGCCGCGCATTCGGCGCGCGACTGGTGATCGCCGTGTCGCTGTCGTCCGACACTTACGGCCTTGGCATGGTCACCGAAGGCGACAAGATTGACGGTCTTGATTTTGGCTACGAGGAAAAGAAGAACGGCAATTCGCGCTCGCTCGCCCGCGCCATGGTATCGCGCTCGACACGCCCCGACCGCGACCTCGTGCGCCAGCTATTCGGCTGGGACGAAAAAACGCCCGGCATCACCACCGTGATGATGGGTGCCCTCAACATCATTCAGGACCGGCTGGCCCGTATGCGCCTGGCCGGTGACCCCCCCGACGTGATGGTCGCCCCGCGCATCGGCCATATTTCGCTGAGTGATTTTCACAAGGCCGACGAATGCATAAAGCTGGGCGAGGACGCCGCCCGTCAGGCCATGCCGGTGATCCGTGAAGCCATGGAGTTTCTGTCAGGCACCCCCGATTTGCCCGGCGAGCCGGTATCGGAATAG
- a CDS encoding CBS domain-containing protein produces the protein MTVSSILKDKGRDVATITPEATLQDAVNMLAARRIGAIVVTDFADRVAGILSERDIVRAAGRNGGDALTEPVSAHMTREVVTCAVDDSTEKLMEMMTAGRMRHLPVVQDGKLVGIISIGDVVKRRIADAELEAESLKAYIASG, from the coding sequence ATGACTGTATCGAGCATCCTCAAGGACAAGGGCCGGGATGTGGCGACCATAACGCCGGAGGCCACGTTGCAGGACGCGGTCAACATGCTGGCCGCACGCCGCATCGGTGCCATTGTCGTCACGGACTTTGCGGACCGTGTGGCAGGCATTCTGTCGGAACGCGACATTGTGCGGGCGGCTGGCCGCAACGGGGGCGACGCCCTCACAGAGCCTGTATCAGCCCACATGACCCGCGAAGTGGTGACGTGCGCTGTTGATGACTCAACCGAAAAGCTGATGGAAATGATGACTGCCGGGCGTATGCGTCACCTGCCGGTGGTGCAGGACGGCAAGCTCGTGGGCATCATCTCAATCGGCGACGTGGTGAAGCGGCGGATCGCGGACGCGGAGCTGGAAGCTGAGTCGCTCAAGGCCTATATCGCCAGCGGCTAA
- a CDS encoding DUF2157 domain-containing protein, with amino-acid sequence MILRQQYLKRLAGDLDTWAQRGLVDPANIPAILKHAQGTASPNRLTTLLAILGVVLLGFAAMSFVAANWAEMPRLTRLLILGGSMWTAIGIAIWQARRDTGPLYTDAAVLLAVILYGVAIMLIGQMYHVAGEYSGGLMLWMLGALLTAWLVPSRAALALAIILMPIWSIAALIDTPTVLHWQFIIPISLAGLLVAGMGWRFGAHLIILAWGVWFGASGAWLMGELGWPPTGVFAIWIFIALTIFAKGHINMRVIAPFEDAMIHWGLFAAMAVGFLIPMTKESGDVADSATLLLAVPLALAVLGTTGLALMQKRLSLVDAAVLMGATIILLAFPVARGVFGEGIDWLFIIGYFAATIWCISYGTRTHDRFSVNLGFVAFGLMALYVYFETIGTLLGTAAFFALGGVLLIGLSIGLQRVRKYVLAQQTTDKETSA; translated from the coding sequence ATGATCCTGCGCCAGCAATATCTCAAGCGTCTCGCCGGTGATCTGGACACCTGGGCCCAACGCGGCCTTGTGGACCCGGCCAACATTCCCGCCATCCTGAAACACGCGCAAGGCACTGCCAGCCCCAACCGGCTGACAACCTTGCTGGCCATCCTCGGCGTGGTGCTGCTGGGCTTTGCCGCCATGAGCTTTGTCGCCGCCAACTGGGCGGAGATGCCACGGCTGACGCGGCTGCTCATTCTGGGCGGCAGCATGTGGACCGCCATCGGCATTGCCATCTGGCAGGCCCGCCGCGACACCGGGCCGCTTTACACGGATGCGGCGGTGCTGCTGGCCGTCATCCTCTACGGCGTGGCCATCATGCTGATCGGGCAGATGTATCATGTGGCCGGTGAATACTCCGGCGGGCTGATGCTGTGGATGCTGGGCGCGCTTCTAACGGCGTGGCTGGTGCCGTCACGCGCGGCGCTGGCACTGGCCATCATCCTGATGCCGATCTGGAGCATTGCCGCTCTGATTGATACGCCCACGGTGCTGCACTGGCAGTTCATCATTCCCATCTCGCTGGCAGGCCTGCTGGTGGCTGGCATGGGCTGGCGGTTTGGCGCCCACCTCATCATTTTAGCATGGGGTGTCTGGTTTGGCGCATCGGGCGCCTGGCTGATGGGCGAACTGGGCTGGCCGCCCACCGGCGTATTTGCGATCTGGATATTCATTGCCCTGACGATTTTCGCCAAGGGCCATATCAATATGCGCGTCATCGCCCCCTTCGAGGATGCGATGATCCACTGGGGTCTGTTCGCGGCGATGGCAGTCGGGTTCCTTATTCCAATGACTAAAGAGAGTGGCGATGTGGCCGACAGCGCGACGCTTCTGCTTGCGGTGCCGCTTGCGCTTGCCGTTCTTGGCACAACTGGTCTGGCGCTGATGCAAAAACGCCTGTCACTGGTGGACGCTGCCGTGTTGATGGGCGCTACCATCATATTGCTCGCCTTCCCCGTTGCCCGTGGTGTGTTTGGCGAAGGCATCGACTGGCTGTTTATCATCGGTTATTTCGCCGCCACCATCTGGTGCATCAGTTACGGCACCCGCACTCATGACCGATTCAGCGTCAATCTGGGGTTTGTCGCGTTCGGGCTGATGGCGCTTTACGTCTATTTTGAAACCATCGGCACGCTGCTGGGCACAGCCGCCTTCTTTGCCCTTGGCGGCGTACTGCTTATTGGCCTGAGCATCGGCCTGCAGCGGGTCAGAAAATACGTTCTGGCGCAGCAGACGACGGACAAGGAGACAAGCGCATGA
- a CDS encoding GDYXXLXY domain-containing protein, whose product MTALLERLARAPFRVWGIVLAGLIMTALLGQIIMERVAILRDGTEVRLATTPVDPRDIFRGDYVILTYEISNLVLEQLTGDDLDDYTEGDTVYVSLEEDTNGIWQASGIARNADAFTDDVFIKGRIEWMTQVRPVAGETSEPPLTQANGEPCRPCNSARIAYGIESYFVPEGTGRDLENMRDEGSVTVITAIAQNGTAAIKGLILDGGDPVYLEPLL is encoded by the coding sequence ATGACCGCCCTGCTTGAACGCCTCGCCCGTGCGCCGTTTCGTGTCTGGGGCATTGTGCTTGCCGGCCTCATCATGACCGCACTTCTGGGCCAAATCATAATGGAGCGCGTGGCAATTTTGCGCGACGGAACAGAAGTGCGCCTCGCCACAACGCCGGTGGACCCGCGCGACATTTTTCGCGGCGACTACGTGATCCTCACCTATGAGATTTCTAATCTGGTGCTGGAGCAACTCACCGGCGACGATCTGGACGACTACACCGAGGGCGACACCGTGTATGTCTCTCTTGAGGAAGACACCAACGGCATCTGGCAGGCATCCGGCATTGCCCGCAACGCGGACGCCTTCACCGACGACGTGTTCATCAAGGGTCGTATCGAGTGGATGACACAGGTTCGCCCCGTAGCAGGCGAAACGTCGGAGCCACCCTTGACGCAGGCAAATGGCGAACCGTGCAGGCCGTGCAACTCGGCGCGCATAGCCTATGGCATTGAAAGTTACTTCGTACCCGAAGGCACCGGCCGCGATCTCGAGAATATGCGCGACGAAGGCAGCGTCACGGTCATTACAGCGATCGCCCAAAACGGCACCGCCGCCATCAAGGGTCTGATCCTCGACGGCGGCGATCCGGTGTATCTGGAGCCGCTGCTTTAG
- a CDS encoding DUF4389 domain-containing protein — MSDATASTSGETPNENSKRIGSDANGDEALWVRLLYMLGFWFLGNLAFSISIFLGALQFVVILVRGDANEELKTFSRNLIQYVWQCLAYVTFNQNDKPFPMTRFPDTAKDD, encoded by the coding sequence ATGAGCGACGCTACAGCCTCCACATCCGGTGAAACCCCCAATGAAAACAGCAAGCGCATTGGCTCTGATGCCAATGGTGACGAGGCCCTCTGGGTCCGGCTGCTTTACATGCTGGGCTTCTGGTTTTTGGGAAATCTCGCATTTTCGATTTCCATCTTTCTGGGCGCATTGCAGTTTGTCGTCATTCTGGTCCGCGGCGATGCCAATGAGGAACTGAAGACCTTCAGCCGCAACCTCATCCAGTATGTGTGGCAGTGCCTGGCTTATGTGACGTTCAACCAGAACGACAAGCCGTTTCCGATGACCCGTTTTCCGGATACGGCGAAGGACGACTAA
- a CDS encoding rhomboid family intramembrane serine protease: MSEDRGQEPEGGAFGDRRPPSYPAFRAPGILIGLVAVLFGVHLARAFMDAQADFEFLVTFALIPARYGADIDGTQIVFPYPLWGAVWTPVTYAFLHSDWMHLAFNSIWLLAFGTPVARRLGPVRFVFFYLACAIIAAIVFVAAQVGTLVPVIGASGAISGVIAGAALFVFERGGPLARFGFDHSAASLRAIPRRPAHKVFTSGPAMIFIAVWLGLAMLTGLLGIGATGEAANIAWEAHLGGFIAGILLFRRFDPGVEAPE; the protein is encoded by the coding sequence ATGAGTGAGGATCGTGGCCAGGAGCCTGAGGGTGGCGCATTTGGTGATCGCCGCCCGCCGAGCTATCCGGCCTTTCGCGCGCCGGGCATTCTGATTGGCCTTGTGGCGGTGCTGTTTGGGGTGCATCTGGCGCGCGCATTCATGGATGCGCAGGCGGATTTTGAGTTTCTGGTGACCTTCGCGCTTATTCCCGCGCGCTACGGGGCCGATATTGACGGCACGCAGATTGTGTTTCCCTATCCCCTTTGGGGTGCGGTGTGGACGCCGGTGACCTACGCGTTCCTGCACAGCGACTGGATGCATCTGGCGTTCAACTCAATCTGGCTGCTGGCGTTCGGCACGCCGGTGGCGCGGCGTCTGGGGCCGGTGCGGTTTGTCTTCTTCTATCTGGCGTGCGCGATAATTGCGGCCATCGTTTTTGTGGCGGCACAAGTCGGCACGCTGGTGCCGGTCATCGGGGCGTCGGGGGCCATATCAGGTGTCATCGCGGGGGCCGCGTTGTTTGTGTTTGAGCGCGGCGGGCCGTTGGCACGTTTTGGGTTTGATCATTCAGCGGCGTCGTTGCGGGCTATTCCCCGCCGCCCGGCCCACAAGGTCTTCACCAGTGGCCCGGCAATGATTTTCATCGCCGTCTGGCTGGGGCTGGCCATGCTGACCGGGTTGTTGGGCATCGGGGCCACGGGGGAGGCTGCAAATATCGCCTGGGAAGCGCATCTGGGTGGCTTTATCGCGGGGATTTTGCTGTTCCGGCGGTTTGACCCCGGCGTTGAGGCACCTGAGTAA
- a CDS encoding 2-hydroxychromene-2-carboxylate isomerase, translated as MPATLEFFFDISSPWTYLAFSRVEDVAARAGADIDWRPVLVGGIFNTVNESVYEQRANPHPVKARYYLKDLQDWAKHCGITIGQPKVFPVRAVTVMRGAIHAQDQGKLVEYSRAAFAAYWGDLKDISQPDVLREICDDVGLDWDSYQQAVGSDAVKARLRDNTEEVIARGGFGSPTMFVNKTDMYFGNDRLELVEAALVRAGASA; from the coding sequence GTGCCAGCAACCCTTGAGTTCTTTTTCGATATTTCCAGCCCGTGGACCTATCTGGCGTTTTCGCGCGTGGAAGATGTGGCGGCGCGCGCCGGTGCTGACATTGACTGGCGGCCGGTGCTGGTCGGCGGCATTTTCAACACGGTAAACGAAAGCGTCTATGAGCAGCGCGCCAACCCGCACCCTGTGAAGGCACGCTATTACCTCAAGGACTTGCAGGACTGGGCCAAACACTGCGGCATTACGATCGGCCAGCCAAAGGTGTTTCCGGTGCGGGCTGTTACTGTGATGCGCGGTGCCATTCATGCGCAGGATCAAGGCAAGCTGGTTGAGTATTCGCGTGCGGCGTTTGCGGCCTATTGGGGCGACCTCAAGGACATTTCGCAACCCGACGTTCTCAGGGAAATATGTGACGACGTGGGGCTTGATTGGGATTCGTATCAGCAGGCTGTCGGGTCAGATGCTGTGAAGGCCCGGTTGCGCGACAACACGGAGGAGGTGATTGCGCGCGGCGGCTTTGGCTCACCGACGATGTTCGTCAACAAGACCGATATGTATTTTGGCAACGACCGGCTGGAACTGGTTGAGGCGGCGCTCGTGCGTGCAGGGGCGTCCGCATGA
- the hfaA gene encoding holdfast anchoring protein HfaA: protein MLGSTHNRKKAQKRAEKLAAVAGGVVALGVSLIGFTAGEAFAANEPWEENYTMNTPYGDQPGETNRAFDPTTRDASGNRVLVNQFSQFSNTAGVSGEGSGVGFNGSALAVGNQLNVVTNGNNNTVIVDATQVNNGNQEAVVLNGTLNLD from the coding sequence ATGTTGGGTTCAACGCACAACCGCAAAAAGGCTCAAAAGCGCGCTGAAAAGCTCGCCGCTGTAGCCGGTGGCGTTGTGGCCCTTGGTGTTTCTCTCATCGGCTTCACGGCTGGTGAAGCATTCGCGGCCAACGAGCCGTGGGAAGAGAACTACACCATGAACACCCCTTACGGGGATCAGCCTGGCGAAACAAACCGCGCCTTTGACCCCACAACCCGCGACGCCAGTGGCAACCGGGTTCTGGTTAATCAATTCTCACAGTTCAGCAACACCGCAGGTGTTTCTGGCGAAGGTTCCGGTGTTGGGTTCAACGGTTCTGCGTTAGCCGTTGGAAATCAACTCAATGTCGTAACGAATGGCAATAATAATACGGTGATTGTCGATGCAACGCAGGTCAACAATGGCAATCAGGAAGCAGTGGTCCTCAATGGCACGCTCAATCTCGACTAA
- the hfaB gene encoding holdfast anchoring protein HfaB, translating into MARSISTKSPASTQAAPRGPIRGLALTFGALALAGCISPVAGPSGTYATPIGNAPVISNETPYSTALRCLSRHVRGQGIAGPRIAVGQIADYTGKEEFEGGRKVTQGAALMAISALAKSGVRLVERFDTGVSELELKYANNKLIGDGTEKGAYRQVHAGQIPGSDYYLVGGITELNFNIRSGGIDGLFSEENPMGTTATLVAKQYVLNVGLDLRLVRTSTLEVVDVISYQKQIIGRELRAGVFDFLGGNLIDVGAGEKALEPIQLAVRSVIERAVLEMVGSLYSTGPQICAGNDPLFDGVANNNRYVNDLNGHADAVKVPHANNGHTTNTYAAAPAYTTPAVTPAPAYGTANTGGYNYETRNRPYGWYAGSDGRVDSGLRGSL; encoded by the coding sequence ATGGCACGCTCAATCTCGACTAAATCCCCGGCTAGCACCCAGGCGGCACCCCGCGGCCCTATTCGCGGGCTTGCCCTGACGTTCGGTGCGCTTGCGCTTGCCGGGTGCATCAGCCCCGTGGCTGGTCCCTCCGGCACATACGCAACGCCGATCGGCAATGCGCCCGTCATCTCCAACGAAACACCTTACTCGACAGCTCTGCGCTGCTTGTCCCGCCACGTTCGTGGTCAGGGCATTGCCGGTCCGCGGATCGCTGTTGGTCAGATCGCCGACTACACCGGCAAGGAAGAGTTTGAAGGCGGCCGCAAGGTCACCCAGGGCGCGGCCCTGATGGCGATCTCCGCCCTTGCAAAATCTGGCGTGCGTCTGGTCGAACGCTTCGACACCGGCGTCAGCGAGCTTGAACTGAAATATGCCAACAACAAGCTGATCGGCGACGGCACGGAAAAAGGCGCATACCGCCAGGTACATGCCGGTCAGATTCCCGGCTCCGACTATTATCTTGTGGGTGGCATCACCGAGCTGAACTTCAACATCCGCTCCGGCGGCATTGACGGCCTGTTCTCGGAAGAAAACCCGATGGGCACGACGGCGACACTGGTTGCCAAGCAGTATGTGCTCAATGTCGGCCTCGACCTGCGGCTGGTGCGCACCTCCACGCTGGAAGTTGTGGACGTGATTTCCTACCAGAAGCAGATCATTGGCCGCGAGCTTCGCGCCGGCGTGTTCGACTTCCTCGGCGGCAACCTGATTGATGTTGGCGCAGGCGAAAAGGCCCTTGAGCCGATCCAGCTTGCCGTGCGCTCGGTCATTGAACGCGCCGTGCTTGAGATGGTCGGCAGCCTGTATTCAACAGGTCCGCAGATCTGTGCCGGTAACGACCCGCTGTTTGACGGCGTTGCCAACAACAACCGCTACGTCAACGACCTCAATGGCCATGCCGACGCTGTGAAAGTGCCGCACGCCAATAACGGTCACACCACCAACACATATGCAGCAGCCCCCGCATACACCACACCTGCTGTTACCCCCGCGCCCGCTTACGGGACCGCGAATACTGGAGGATACAACTATGAAACACGCAATCGTCCCTATGGCTGGTATGCCGGTTCTGATGGCCGTGTCGATAGTGGCCTTCGCGGCTCTCTCTAG